From Halichoerus grypus chromosome 6, mHalGry1.hap1.1, whole genome shotgun sequence, one genomic window encodes:
- the PCED1B gene encoding PC-esterase domain-containing protein 1B has translation MVHLQASEVQQLLHNKFVVILGDSIQRAVYKDLVLLLQKDCLLTTNQLKAKGEETFEKDELVDGGQMGPMHNGTQYREVRQFCDDHHLVRFYFLTRVYSPYLEAILQELQSSEHGLPDVIIMNSCLWDLSRYGPGSWRSYLKNLESVFGLLGQVLPESCLLVWNTAMPVGKRITAGFLQHKQQPGDDFLRGRVIEANFYSSTEAKKHGFDVLDLHFHFRHAEQHLQRDGVHWDERAHRHLSQLLLAHVADAWGVELPRRAHVATWIREGPRAAGERPRQPNREPRALPPPRGSPLLPSPPLPPPPPPCLPLPPHPRPFPFQQAMPRVLFCPQDTYFSSDQPSQSDQFSSNYFHSDVPSPTQTGFAFEDDFMTGPQPPVRPFPMPYPRRAPVVHRGFPRYSPRGPYGPWGRRPRSPRRPAHSRPQPRPQ, from the coding sequence ATGGTCCACCTGCAGGCCTCTGAAGTGCAGCAGCTGCTCCACAACAAGTTCGTGGTCATCCTGGGAGACTCGATCCAGAGGGCCGTGTACAAGGACCTGGTGCTCCTGCTGCAGAAGGACTGCCTGCTCACTACCAACCAGCTCAAGGCCAAGGGGGAGGAGACCTTCGAAAAGGACGAGCTGGTGGACGGAGGCCAGATGGGCCCCATGCACAATGGCACCCAGTACCGGGAGGTCCGCCAGTTCTGCGACGACCACCACCTGGTGCGCTTCTACTTCCTCACGCGCGTGTACTCCCCCTACCTGGAGGCCATCCTGCAAGAGCTGCAGTCCAGCGAGCACGGCCTCCCGGATGTGATCATCATGAACTCCTGCCTCTGGGACCTCTCCAGGTACGGCCCGGGCTCCTGGCGGAGCTACCTGAAGAACCTGGAGAGCGTGTTCGGGCTGCTGGGCCAGGTGCTGCCCGAGTCGTGCCTCCTGGtgtggaacacagccatgcccgtGGGCAAGCGGATCACCGCGGGCTTCCTGCAGCACAAGCAGCAGCCCGGGGATGACTTCCTGAGAGGCCGAGTCATCGAAGCCAACTTCTACAGCTCTACCGAGGCGAAGAAACACGGCTTCGACGTGCTGGACTTGCACTTCCACTTCCGCCACGCGGAGCAGCACCTGCAGCGCGACGGCGTGCACTGGGACGAGCGCGCGCACCGCCACCTCTCGCAGCTGCTGCTGGCGCACGTGGCCGACGCCTGGGGCGTGGAGCTGCCCCGGCGCGCCCACGTGGCCACGTGGATCAGGGAAGGACCCCGCGCGGCAGGTGAGAGGCCGCGGCAGCCCAACAGAGAGCCGCGGGCCTTGCCGCCTCCCAggggcagccccctcctcccgagtccccctctgcccccgcccccgcctccctgcctgcccttgcCCCCACATCCTCGTCCCTTTCCTTTTCAGCAGGCGATGCCGCGGGTCCTGTTCTGTCCCCAAGATACGTATTTTTCCTCAGACCAGCCTTCCCAGTCGGATCAGTTCTCCTCCAACTATTTCCATTCAGATGTCCCCTCCCCTACCCAGACAGGATTTGCCTTTGAAGATGACTTTATGACTGGTCCTCAGCCACCCGTGCGCCCTTTCCCCATGCCCTATCCGCGGCGAGCCCCTGTGGTCCATAGGGGTTTCCCCCGGTACTCGCCTCGCGGCCCCTACGGGCCCTGGGGCCGGCGGCCGAGATCTCCCAGGAGACCGGCCCATTCCCGCCCACAGCCAAGGCCTCAATAG